Within the Thermosynechococcaceae cyanobacterium Okahandja genome, the region GCGTGCTGGCTCGGCCACAAAGTACCCTTGAATTGTCAGGGTAGGGGTCGGATTTAGGGCATTGGCCTGATAACTGGTGCTGGGGGCTACTGCGCCTGCGGCATCGATAAACCAGCGGCTGGCCGGCCCTTGGGTTTGCCCCCCCTCACTCATGACCCAGCACTGGCTACAGGTGGTTACAGCCACGGGTAAGCGTTCTTGCACCTCAACGATGAGCTTTGGCGGAAACAGTTGGCGGGCAATAGTGACCCGCTGTAGGGGTAGCGTGGCCTCTAGACGCTGAATCAGGGGCTGGGGCTGTAGCCGCAGCAGCGATTGGGGATAGTCGAGGTTCAATTGGGCTTGAATGGCCGCCGTCTTGAGTAAGTTGTTGCCACGGATCTGCACCTGATCGGGACGGCGAATAGTCCAGTCGGGCAGGGTTAGCCCCCACACCAAGCTGCCCGTTAACCCCAACAGCACGGTTGTGCGCCAGAAACCGGCCAGTTGCCGCCAGCGACGCTTGCTTTGTAGTTGCCGTCGCCGTTGGCGGATAGCATCGTTAGCGGCTGCTCCTTGGCGGGAGGGATTTACCATACCCACTGCCCCAAAAATCTTAGGAATTGGAACCTTAAATGTAAACTCTTTGTCATGCTTGGTGATAAGATACCCGTTGTCAATTGTCCTCTTGACTGCCTCTATCTTATAAAGGGTCAGCATCATGCCCGTTACCACTTCTGCCAACTGGTCGAGACCATCCCTGCTTCTGGGGGTGCTGCTACTGGGGTTGCCGACCCGAGCGGTGCTTGCCCAAACCGCCGCTCCGAATGTTGAGGTTGTGACGCCTACTCCCCCTGCGGGTGGGTCTGTCTATACCATTGAGGGGGGACGGCGGTTAATGGATGAGGCCGCCGCTGCCGTGAGTGGTCGTAACTATCCCTTGGCGGCTCGCAAGCTGTTGGAGGCACGCACGGTGATGAACCAACTCTCCAACTTTTACCAGTCCCTCAGTTCCAGTTTTCTCGGGATTGATAGCAGTGCTGCCGACAGTAGCCGCCGCCGCGCCCTCGAAACGGCTCAACTGCGGGATCAGGCGACCTT harbors:
- a CDS encoding FtsQ-type POTRA domain-containing protein, with product MVNPSRQGAAANDAIRQRRRQLQSKRRWRQLAGFWRTTVLLGLTGSLVWGLTLPDWTIRRPDQVQIRGNNLLKTAAIQAQLNLDYPQSLLRLQPQPLIQRLEATLPLQRVTIARQLFPPKLIVEVQERLPVAVTTCSQCWVMSEGGQTQGPASRWFIDAAGAVAPSTSYQANALNPTPTLTIQGYFVAEPARPNTLVVSRDRQRHWQQIYRLLQRQSLPITGLDWRSEQNLIVQTPLAPVHLGSVEWNSRALEQQLIALANLQQLPQYLDPKQIVFIDLVNPQEPLVQMRNQPNQQPLPRPTP